One genomic region from Paroceanicella profunda encodes:
- a CDS encoding ArdC family protein codes for MKQDIYQKVTDKIIADLEQGQLTWLKPWSAGNMEGRIMKPLRHNGMPYSGINVLMLWGAAVEGGHLSPFWMTFKQAKELGAHVKKGERGNQVVYANTLTKLDEKDDGSEEERKIPYLKQYTVFNVEQIEGLPEHYYAKPEPIIDPAQRIEHADAFFTSTGADIRHGGNSAHYSGGSDHVQMPVFESFRSPEAYYATLAHELTHWTKHKSRLDREFGRKVWGDEGYAKEELVAELGAAFLCADLSLTPEPGTDHAAYIQSWLKVLKDDKRTIFAAAAHAQRAADYLHGLQPLIEVEPQQAGAAA; via the coding sequence ATGAAACAGGATATTTACCAGAAAGTAACCGACAAGATTATTGCCGATCTGGAGCAAGGGCAGCTGACTTGGCTGAAGCCTTGGAGCGCTGGCAACATGGAAGGGCGGATCATGAAGCCCCTGCGGCATAACGGCATGCCCTATAGCGGCATCAATGTTCTGATGCTTTGGGGCGCGGCCGTCGAGGGCGGTCATCTCTCGCCGTTCTGGATGACCTTCAAGCAGGCCAAGGAACTCGGCGCGCATGTGAAGAAGGGCGAGCGCGGCAATCAGGTGGTCTATGCCAACACCCTGACCAAGCTTGATGAGAAGGACGACGGATCAGAGGAAGAGCGGAAAATCCCCTACCTCAAGCAATATACCGTCTTCAATGTCGAGCAGATCGAAGGCTTGCCCGAACACTACTACGCCAAGCCCGAGCCCATAATTGATCCCGCGCAGCGGATCGAGCATGCGGATGCGTTCTTCACCAGCACAGGCGCAGACATCCGCCATGGCGGGAACAGCGCGCACTATAGCGGCGGGAGTGATCATGTGCAGATGCCGGTGTTTGAGTCTTTCCGCAGCCCCGAGGCCTACTACGCAACCCTTGCCCATGAACTGACCCACTGGACCAAGCACAAAAGCCGCCTTGACCGCGAGTTTGGGCGCAAGGTCTGGGGCGATGAAGGCTATGCCAAAGAGGAATTGGTGGCAGAGCTGGGCGCAGCATTCCTTTGCGCCGATCTGTCCCTGACGCCCGAGCCCGGCACTGACCACGCCGCCTACATTCAGAGCTGGCTCAAAGTCCTGAAAGACGACAAGCGGACGATCTTCGCCGCTGCCGCTCATGCGCAGCGCGCGGCCGACTACCTGCACGGCCTGCAGCCCCTTATCGAAGTCGAGCCCCAGCAAGCAGGAGCCGCCGCGTAG
- a CDS encoding AlbA family DNA-binding domain-containing protein produces MTYFVPQTLEDILEMQERGDSENATLEFKSCRLFAQKNEKIFETLSREITAFSNSIGGVLIIGVEEDTDRRISEIVPITDSKKHEAWIEDGLLSRITPSLHLTIARIEVDEGHLLVINVPPSRAAPHQSADKRFYARRLFRVDPLLSFEVDDIRRRAAAMAGGANLSVLFQGGAISFAIENEGLEAIFDVWIDVKGIENSDIAKVWTPGLGRPYTEPFRIIHPGERRNFLGAGFDFFEEQLDDRMDVTLNYTDDENVVHGITYTYYLKDFHSTARLRTPHEELLDQGIKKLEKLERALSDLARDIREIRECAFHPTGLNLSKTTLSVLAGEEGVKWPGEALTFQALAELLEVDFETAIKIQQEIFGATKYVGGKNTPLGDAKLPEQVKEKILQQLALPPESLNSKK; encoded by the coding sequence ATGACCTATTTTGTACCGCAGACCCTCGAAGATATCCTAGAGATGCAAGAGCGAGGCGATTCCGAGAACGCCACACTTGAGTTCAAGTCATGCCGTCTTTTTGCGCAGAAAAATGAAAAGATCTTCGAAACTCTCTCACGGGAGATCACGGCATTTTCTAACAGCATTGGCGGTGTCCTTATCATCGGTGTCGAGGAGGACACTGATAGACGGATTTCCGAAATTGTACCCATTACAGATAGCAAAAAGCACGAGGCTTGGATCGAAGACGGTCTTCTCTCCCGAATCACGCCAAGCCTGCATTTGACAATTGCAAGAATCGAGGTTGACGAGGGGCATCTGCTCGTCATCAACGTGCCGCCTTCGAGGGCCGCGCCACATCAATCCGCCGACAAGCGATTCTATGCGCGTCGTCTGTTCCGCGTCGACCCGTTGCTTTCATTTGAAGTTGACGATATTCGGAGACGCGCCGCAGCCATGGCTGGCGGTGCAAATCTTTCAGTCCTCTTCCAGGGTGGCGCAATATCATTCGCCATTGAAAATGAAGGGCTGGAGGCGATCTTTGATGTCTGGATTGACGTTAAAGGCATTGAAAACAGCGACATTGCAAAGGTGTGGACCCCTGGGCTGGGCCGTCCCTATACAGAGCCCTTCCGCATTATTCACCCGGGTGAACGGCGAAATTTCCTCGGTGCTGGCTTTGATTTCTTCGAAGAGCAACTCGATGATCGTATGGATGTCACCCTTAACTATACGGACGACGAAAATGTAGTGCACGGCATAACTTATACCTACTATCTGAAGGATTTTCACAGCACCGCCCGCTTGAGGACGCCACACGAAGAATTGCTCGATCAGGGAATTAAGAAGCTTGAAAAATTGGAGCGCGCACTTTCTGATCTTGCACGGGATATTCGCGAAATTCGGGAATGTGCGTTTCATCCAACCGGCTTGAACCTTTCCAAGACTACACTGTCTGTTCTTGCAGGCGAGGAAGGTGTGAAGTGGCCAGGCGAGGCTCTGACTTTTCAGGCGCTGGCTGAATTACTTGAGGTGGACTTCGAGACGGCGATCAAGATTCAGCAAGAAATTTTTGGAGCGACGAAATATGTTGGCGGAAAGAATACGCCTTTAGGTGATGCTAAGTTGCCAGAACAGGTAAAGGAGAAAATCCTACAGCAACTCGCTCTTCCTCCAGAAAGTCTGAATTCGAAGAAGTGA
- a CDS encoding relaxase/mobilization nuclease domain-containing protein, translated as MILKGNERGNGRELANHLMRGAENEHIELHDLRGFAADDLFGAMQESEAIAKGTRCQKHLFSLSLSPPQHEAVPVEAFEQAIGRIESELGLEGQPRAIVFHEKEGRRHAHAVWSRIDGEEMKAINLPFYKRALNGIARDLYLEHGWEMPKGFRDQRQRDPFQFTREEWQQAKRTHQDPKAIKQALQECWSASDNRAAFESALRERGYFLARGDARGYVAVDWRGEIYSLSRTTGAKTKDLKERLGGARELPSVDEAKARIAEKMTPRLQAWAKEEQARAEKAGLAAQFQREQMVQRHRQVRDGLKTQQQERWLDEERKRAARTPRGLKGLWGWITGKNHKIRQENEAEIARAQARDRAEKQTVIERQLAERRNLQRQIKLARDKQNERITALGRDVARYMEMGAAAPIPTQQSKQRQRQRETRDVERSRERGSGPGFEPG; from the coding sequence ATGATCCTGAAAGGCAATGAGCGCGGCAATGGGCGCGAACTGGCAAACCACCTGATGCGGGGCGCGGAGAACGAGCATATCGAATTGCACGATCTGCGCGGCTTTGCCGCCGATGATTTGTTCGGCGCGATGCAGGAAAGCGAGGCCATCGCCAAGGGCACGCGTTGCCAGAAACACCTGTTCTCACTCTCGCTCAGCCCGCCGCAACATGAAGCCGTGCCGGTCGAGGCGTTCGAGCAGGCCATCGGCAGGATCGAAAGCGAACTCGGCCTGGAAGGCCAACCCCGCGCTATCGTCTTCCATGAAAAGGAAGGCAGGCGTCATGCCCATGCCGTCTGGAGCCGGATCGACGGCGAAGAGATGAAGGCCATCAACCTGCCCTTCTACAAACGCGCGCTGAACGGCATCGCGCGCGACCTTTACCTTGAGCATGGCTGGGAAATGCCGAAGGGCTTCCGCGATCAGCGCCAGCGCGATCCGTTCCAGTTTACCCGCGAGGAATGGCAACAGGCCAAGCGCACGCACCAAGACCCGAAGGCCATAAAGCAGGCATTGCAGGAATGCTGGAGCGCGTCCGACAATCGCGCGGCGTTTGAGTCGGCACTACGCGAGCGGGGGTATTTTCTGGCGCGGGGTGATGCGCGCGGCTACGTCGCCGTTGACTGGCGCGGCGAGATTTATTCCCTGAGCCGCACAACAGGCGCGAAAACAAAAGACCTCAAAGAGCGGCTGGGGGGTGCGCGGGAGTTACCTTCGGTCGATGAAGCAAAGGCGCGGATCGCGGAGAAGATGACGCCCAGGCTGCAGGCATGGGCGAAGGAGGAACAGGCCAGAGCCGAGAAAGCTGGCCTGGCCGCGCAGTTCCAGCGCGAACAAATGGTGCAGCGCCACCGGCAAGTACGGGACGGGCTCAAGACCCAGCAACAGGAACGCTGGCTGGATGAGGAACGCAAACGGGCGGCGCGTACGCCGCGAGGTCTCAAGGGTCTTTGGGGCTGGATCACGGGCAAGAACCACAAGATCAGGCAGGAAAACGAGGCCGAGATCGCCAGAGCGCAGGCGCGCGACCGAGCCGAAAAGCAAACGGTGATCGAGCGCCAGCTTGCCGAGCGGCGCAATCTGCAGCGCCAGATCAAGCTCGCGCGCGACAAGCAAAATGAACGCATCACCGCGCTCGGCCGCGATGTCGCGCGGTACATGGAAATGGGCGCGGCTGCCCCCATCCCGACCCAACAATCAAAGCAACGCCAGAGGCAGCGCGAGACTCGCGATGTGGAACGCTCCCGCGAACGCGGGAGCGGACCTGGCTTTGAACCCGGTTAA
- a CDS encoding DUF305 domain-containing protein: protein MCRDRHRQRREILAASFLLGTLGAVTSASAHVKWFAPYIVGASPQPIASVMADPWFWAGILLAALFFVAARLIEASRSGSGIHAGLDRLSAPVGHRLDDYVRVTVGAFFVAIFSVGGVYLTPDLKTPAEWVSWLQLLIAGCIFFRRTMPLAGAGIILLWVLALRDYDLFHLFDYLALGLGVAGYLVLEPSKNEAWRSHRFEVLRWGLAVALMWSSLEKFAFPGWFYPLVLEKPFLTFGMPRDVFIPMAGVAEFTMGFGLLWTPLIRRLSAAALIVIFTAAVWPFGRIDLIGHGLIMAVLVAVVADRCRQTRLLPRFKSAVPAIPAGLAMAVAVFMGSYWGLHRAFYGSEGFTGVASGDQATHSHSPEYPHGPVSDTGIGAPPTAGRSQ from the coding sequence ATGTGCAGGGACCGACACAGGCAACGAAGGGAAATACTGGCGGCCAGTTTCCTTCTCGGAACCCTGGGAGCCGTCACGTCCGCCTCCGCCCATGTCAAATGGTTCGCGCCCTACATCGTCGGAGCCAGCCCGCAGCCGATCGCAAGCGTGATGGCGGATCCATGGTTCTGGGCCGGGATCCTTCTTGCCGCGCTCTTCTTCGTGGCCGCCCGGCTGATCGAAGCGAGCCGTTCCGGAAGCGGCATTCATGCCGGGCTCGACCGGCTTTCGGCACCTGTGGGGCACAGGCTCGATGACTATGTGCGCGTCACCGTCGGCGCCTTCTTCGTGGCCATCTTCTCGGTGGGCGGAGTGTATCTGACGCCGGATCTGAAGACGCCCGCGGAATGGGTATCGTGGCTGCAGCTTCTCATCGCCGGCTGCATCTTCTTCCGCCGGACGATGCCGCTCGCGGGCGCCGGGATCATCCTTCTCTGGGTTCTGGCCCTCAGAGACTACGACCTGTTTCACCTGTTCGACTATCTGGCGCTTGGCCTCGGTGTTGCCGGCTACCTTGTCCTCGAACCCTCGAAGAACGAGGCTTGGCGGTCCCATCGATTCGAGGTCCTGCGGTGGGGTCTCGCGGTCGCCCTCATGTGGTCGAGCCTGGAGAAGTTCGCATTTCCGGGCTGGTTCTACCCGCTGGTTCTGGAGAAGCCGTTCCTCACCTTCGGGATGCCACGCGACGTCTTCATTCCGATGGCAGGGGTTGCCGAATTCACGATGGGGTTCGGCCTGCTGTGGACCCCGCTGATCCGAAGGCTGTCAGCCGCTGCCCTGATTGTCATCTTCACTGCGGCGGTCTGGCCATTCGGGCGTATCGATCTCATCGGGCACGGCCTGATCATGGCCGTCCTCGTCGCCGTTGTGGCCGATCGCTGCCGCCAGACACGCCTTCTGCCACGCTTCAAATCCGCGGTTCCCGCGATACCGGCGGGTCTGGCGATGGCCGTCGCCGTGTTCATGGGCAGCTATTGGGGGCTCCACCGGGCATTCTACGGCAGCGAGGGGTTCACCGGCGTCGCGTCTGGCGATCAGGCCACGCATTCGCACAGCCCCGAGTATCCGCACGGACCAGTCTCCGACACGGGTATCGGCGCGCCGCCCACCGCGGGACGCTCGCAATGA
- a CDS encoding alpha/beta hydrolase, which produces MTRLTDRLSPEEVHITSGGLQIFARIWRPSTPPRAILAICHGLNSHSGQYAWVAEQMVAAGLSVYALDLRGRGRSEGDRFFAGSIDDYVSDLSALIRLARVREPGLPVYLLGHSAGGVTSCVYALENQSQLAGLICESFAFQVPAPDIALAVIKGVSRIAPHARVLRLRNADFSRDPEVVKALNDDPLIAGESQPCQTVASLIRADERLKREFPLITLPVLILHGTADKATRPSGSRFFHETAGSTDKSLRLYDGHYHDLLSDLGKEEVMADIRDWIEARLPMA; this is translated from the coding sequence ATGACCAGACTCACCGACAGGCTTTCCCCCGAGGAGGTCCACATCACCAGCGGCGGGCTGCAGATTTTCGCCCGCATCTGGCGCCCGTCGACCCCGCCGCGCGCGATCCTCGCCATCTGCCACGGGCTCAACTCGCACAGCGGCCAATACGCCTGGGTCGCCGAGCAGATGGTCGCCGCCGGTCTCTCCGTCTACGCGCTTGACCTGCGCGGTCGCGGTCGATCCGAAGGAGACCGGTTCTTCGCCGGGAGCATTGACGATTACGTCAGCGACCTCTCTGCCCTGATCCGGCTCGCCAGGGTGCGGGAGCCGGGTCTTCCGGTCTATCTTCTCGGCCACAGCGCCGGCGGCGTGACATCCTGCGTCTACGCGCTCGAGAACCAATCGCAACTCGCCGGCCTCATCTGCGAGAGCTTCGCCTTCCAGGTGCCGGCGCCCGACATCGCCCTGGCCGTGATCAAGGGCGTCAGCCGCATCGCGCCCCATGCGCGTGTCCTGCGGCTCAGGAACGCGGATTTCTCGCGAGACCCGGAGGTCGTCAAGGCGTTGAACGACGACCCGCTGATCGCCGGTGAATCCCAGCCGTGTCAAACCGTGGCATCGCTGATACGGGCCGACGAGCGGCTGAAGCGTGAGTTTCCGCTCATCACCCTGCCTGTCCTCATCCTTCACGGGACGGCCGACAAAGCCACCAGGCCGAGCGGGAGCCGGTTCTTCCACGAGACTGCCGGATCGACCGACAAGTCGCTCAGGCTCTATGACGGCCATTACCACGATCTCCTGAGTGACCTGGGCAAGGAGGAGGTTATGGCCGACATCCGGGACTGGATCGAGGCGCGCTTGCCGATGGCCTGA
- a CDS encoding PAS domain-containing sensor histidine kinase, whose translation MTDLDDGLPDLVPDSIVARAMDGRVRHWNGGAERLYGWPAHAVLGRDIDELVRSRHPFGLAAIMEALKTDGRWEGEIFRTAADGRELCVSVRAMLRRGADGSPPEIIEWSRDTARASKSEIDGHRYENIFHAMAVSFWELDFSRVRKAIGELVASGVTDVAGYLRTDTDFIDAAIELVSVVDVNDMTAELFAAPRDIILSQHMGWAWPPDSRHVFAESLIAAARQEDSYSTETVVTTYDGRRMDVLFTVCWPTGHKAKGTVLVGVIDISERKRATAELRRSEERYRRLFEAMAVGYLEADMDRVDDLLDDLRAAGVEDLVAYIDAHPEFVRRAIDAIVLVDANEMAIDLFEAGSRDNVLGAPGRFIPPEGEWAFREAFVSRYHKRKLGPLDLQFRTSEGKLIDVRFTTWTTPDRPRGENVLISLLDIGEHKRAYRELEVSEHRYRDLFNHMPIALLQLDMRPLFSRLAALRADGIADLAAHVRDNPDFVQEALHLPRIEDANAEALRLFEAGNVDDIRGPITWGWKESPETIGRSLQARLAGRPSYSEETRVNTLAGNVTDVLYAMSFPAALMDRGINVVGFVDISERKRADRALGQSERRYRDLFNHMPIALWQCDTSGLTDMLAQLKAAGVTDLGSHFDAHPGFLARCLDVVTVQEVNDATVRLCGGTDPAEFAGTTAARYWHRNPGPFRRSMEARWAGKSGHGEETRMLALDGREIDVAFSISYPPALQERGITVFATVDIHDRKRAEERLRRAQADVSHAARVSTLGELTASIAHEVNQPLAAISALGQASLRWLARAEPDLQEVAALAGQMVADARRASDIIARIRGMALKRDPELAPLLINEVVEEALLIVRHESQSKAIDISVRLGSDLPLIHGDKIQLQQVVINLAVNAIQAMASNTARPRRLTVSTGLSEDGSVTATVSDTGPGIAATDIDDLFTGFFTTKKEGMGMGLSICRSIVQSHDGTISARNGPDGACFVVRLPPALRQ comes from the coding sequence ATGACTGATCTGGATGATGGTCTTCCGGACCTCGTACCCGACAGCATCGTCGCTCGCGCAATGGATGGGCGCGTACGCCACTGGAATGGCGGGGCGGAGCGCCTGTACGGGTGGCCGGCGCACGCTGTCCTCGGAAGGGACATCGATGAGCTCGTGCGGTCTCGCCATCCGTTCGGCCTGGCCGCCATCATGGAAGCGCTCAAGACCGACGGACGCTGGGAAGGAGAGATTTTCAGGACGGCCGCCGATGGAAGGGAGCTGTGTGTCTCCGTCCGGGCGATGCTGCGACGCGGCGCGGACGGCAGCCCCCCGGAGATCATCGAATGGTCGCGCGATACGGCGCGCGCCAGCAAGTCGGAAATCGACGGGCACAGATACGAGAACATCTTCCACGCAATGGCCGTTTCGTTCTGGGAGCTGGATTTCTCGCGGGTGCGCAAGGCGATCGGCGAGCTTGTGGCCTCGGGCGTGACCGACGTCGCGGGATACCTCAGGACCGACACCGATTTCATCGACGCCGCGATCGAACTGGTCTCGGTTGTCGACGTGAACGACATGACGGCCGAGCTGTTCGCAGCCCCGCGCGACATCATCCTGTCGCAGCACATGGGCTGGGCCTGGCCGCCGGACAGCCGGCATGTCTTCGCGGAATCGCTGATCGCCGCGGCACGGCAGGAGGACAGCTACAGCACCGAAACCGTCGTGACGACATACGATGGCCGCCGGATGGACGTGCTCTTCACCGTCTGCTGGCCCACAGGCCACAAGGCCAAGGGAACCGTTCTCGTCGGCGTCATCGATATCAGCGAACGCAAGCGGGCAACGGCGGAACTGCGCAGGAGCGAGGAAAGGTATCGCCGCCTGTTTGAAGCGATGGCCGTCGGCTATCTCGAGGCCGACATGGACCGCGTCGACGACCTGCTGGACGATCTGAGGGCGGCCGGCGTCGAGGATCTTGTCGCGTACATCGACGCACATCCGGAGTTTGTGCGCCGGGCGATCGACGCCATTGTGCTGGTGGATGCCAACGAAATGGCGATCGACCTGTTCGAGGCTGGCTCTCGGGACAACGTGCTCGGCGCGCCGGGCAGGTTCATTCCCCCCGAAGGCGAATGGGCGTTTCGCGAAGCGTTCGTCAGCCGCTATCACAAGCGGAAGCTCGGGCCGCTCGACCTGCAGTTCCGCACGTCTGAAGGAAAGCTGATCGATGTCCGGTTCACGACATGGACGACGCCTGACCGCCCGCGCGGCGAGAACGTGCTGATCAGCCTCCTCGACATCGGGGAACACAAGCGGGCCTATCGGGAACTGGAGGTCAGCGAGCACCGGTATCGCGACCTGTTCAACCACATGCCGATCGCCCTGCTGCAACTCGACATGAGGCCGCTTTTCAGCCGGCTCGCGGCCTTGCGGGCGGACGGTATCGCCGATCTGGCTGCCCATGTCCGGGACAATCCCGATTTCGTGCAGGAGGCCCTGCACCTGCCCCGGATCGAGGACGCGAATGCCGAAGCGTTGCGTCTGTTCGAGGCCGGAAATGTCGACGACATAAGGGGCCCGATCACGTGGGGGTGGAAGGAGAGCCCCGAGACCATCGGCCGGTCGCTTCAGGCCCGGCTGGCCGGCCGGCCATCCTATTCGGAAGAAACGCGCGTCAACACGCTCGCCGGCAATGTCACCGACGTGCTCTATGCCATGTCCTTTCCGGCGGCGCTCATGGATCGGGGGATCAATGTCGTCGGCTTCGTCGACATCAGCGAGCGGAAACGGGCCGACCGTGCCCTCGGCCAGAGCGAGCGCCGCTATCGGGACCTGTTCAACCACATGCCGATCGCGCTGTGGCAATGCGATACGTCAGGGCTCACGGACATGCTGGCGCAACTGAAGGCGGCCGGCGTCACTGACCTCGGCTCCCATTTCGATGCGCATCCCGGGTTTCTGGCGCGCTGCCTGGATGTTGTGACCGTTCAGGAGGTCAACGACGCGACCGTCCGGCTGTGCGGCGGAACCGACCCGGCGGAATTTGCCGGAACGACGGCGGCGCGCTACTGGCACCGCAACCCCGGCCCGTTCCGCCGTTCGATGGAAGCACGCTGGGCGGGGAAGTCCGGGCATGGTGAGGAGACACGCATGCTCGCGCTCGACGGCCGCGAGATCGACGTCGCCTTTTCCATTTCCTATCCGCCCGCCCTGCAGGAGCGCGGCATCACCGTCTTCGCCACGGTTGACATCCATGATCGCAAGCGCGCCGAGGAGCGGCTGCGCCGCGCCCAGGCGGACGTCTCGCACGCCGCCCGAGTCTCGACCCTGGGCGAGTTGACCGCCTCGATCGCGCATGAGGTCAACCAGCCGCTTGCCGCGATCTCGGCCCTCGGCCAGGCCAGCCTGCGCTGGCTGGCGCGCGCCGAGCCGGACCTGCAGGAGGTCGCGGCCCTGGCGGGGCAGATGGTGGCGGACGCCCGCCGGGCGAGCGACATCATCGCCCGCATTCGTGGCATGGCGCTCAAGCGCGACCCGGAACTGGCCCCCCTTCTCATCAACGAGGTGGTGGAGGAGGCGCTGCTGATCGTCCGCCACGAGAGCCAGTCGAAGGCCATCGACATCTCTGTCCGGCTGGGAAGCGATCTGCCGCTGATCCACGGGGACAAGATCCAGCTCCAGCAGGTCGTCATCAATCTCGCGGTGAACGCCATCCAGGCCATGGCCTCGAACACTGCCAGGCCGCGCCGTCTCACCGTTTCCACCGGGCTGAGCGAGGATGGCAGCGTGACGGCGACGGTGTCCGATACCGGCCCGGGAATCGCGGCGACCGATATCGATGACCTGTTCACCGGCTTCTTCACCACCAAGAAGGAGGGCATGGGCATGGGTCTGTCGATCTGCCGTTCGATCGTGCAGAGCCATGACGGAACGATCAGCGCCAGGAATGGCCCCGATGGCGCCTGCTTTGTCGTCCGCCTGCCCCCGGCCCTGCGGCAATGA
- a CDS encoding response regulator transcription factor, with protein sequence MNLPIGEPSARNAEMMNVRSLVHIVDDDPSMRYAIAAVLRSVDIRSAAYDSCQAFLAADVDDVPGCLLLDVRLPGVSGLDFQTSMQGHGIRLPVIMITAHADVPMSVRAMKAGAVDFLPKPFRDQDLLDAVGIAIDRDIRRRSADDQLGKVKACYETLSTREKQVMGLVTSGKLNKQAAHELGLSEITVKLYRASAMKKMGARSLADFVRMAERLDIRPQA encoded by the coding sequence ATGAATCTTCCCATTGGCGAACCATCTGCGCGTAATGCCGAAATGATGAATGTCCGGTCCCTGGTGCATATCGTCGATGACGACCCGTCCATGCGGTATGCCATCGCGGCGGTGCTGCGATCGGTCGACATCCGGTCGGCGGCTTACGACTCCTGCCAGGCGTTCCTGGCGGCGGACGTGGACGATGTTCCGGGGTGCCTGTTGCTCGACGTCCGGCTTCCCGGCGTCAGCGGGCTGGATTTCCAGACCAGCATGCAGGGCCACGGGATCAGGCTGCCGGTCATCATGATCACGGCGCATGCCGACGTGCCCATGTCCGTGCGTGCGATGAAGGCGGGTGCGGTGGACTTCCTGCCCAAACCGTTCCGCGACCAGGATCTGCTGGATGCGGTCGGCATCGCCATTGACCGCGACATCCGGCGCAGAAGCGCTGACGATCAGCTCGGCAAGGTCAAGGCGTGCTACGAGACCCTGTCCACACGCGAGAAGCAGGTGATGGGCCTCGTCACGTCCGGCAAGCTGAACAAGCAGGCTGCGCATGAGCTGGGCCTGAGCGAGATCACGGTGAAACTGTACCGAGCGTCGGCGATGAAAAAGATGGGCGCGCGCAGCCTTGCGGATTTCGTGCGCATGGCGGAGCGCCTCGACATCCGCCCGCAGGCATAG
- a CDS encoding response regulator transcription factor, with protein sequence MPNSPLIAIIDDDASVRKGLASLLRVEGFDVQTFGSANEFLGEPSGAVPDCVLTDIQMPGMSGLDLQKRLRIASPGLPVIVMTALPDRSLRDRAMSAGAASYFEKPFDENELVRVIREFVGKGEC encoded by the coding sequence ATGCCGAACTCTCCTCTGATCGCGATCATCGATGATGACGCAAGTGTCCGCAAAGGGCTCGCCAGCCTTCTGCGGGTCGAGGGGTTTGATGTTCAGACGTTCGGAAGCGCGAACGAATTTCTGGGGGAGCCATCCGGGGCGGTTCCGGACTGTGTCCTGACCGATATCCAGATGCCGGGCATGAGCGGCCTCGATCTCCAGAAGCGGCTGCGCATCGCGTCGCCCGGGCTGCCGGTGATCGTGATGACGGCCCTGCCGGATCGATCGTTGCGCGACCGCGCGATGTCCGCAGGCGCTGCCAGCTATTTCGAGAAGCCATTCGACGAGAACGAACTCGTGAGGGTGATCCGGGAATTCGTGGGTAAAGGGGAATGCTGA